The following are from one region of the Salmo trutta chromosome 20, fSalTru1.1, whole genome shotgun sequence genome:
- the fundc1 gene encoding FUN14 domain-containing protein 1 — MQTTYPMTIPSCLGQHLSTYKSANSKMADREEDPENEDDTCEVIYLTEYARRQQWWGRLFGGNNSGPMSEKFSVATQIALGGVSGWCAGYIFQKVGKIAATAVGGGFLLLQIANHSGYVQVDWKRVEKDVNKAKRHLKKNADRAVPEFNSLIDQSTEFVKTNVIITSGFFGGFLLGLAS; from the exons ATGCAAACGACGTATCCCATGACCATCCCATCATGCCTGGGACAGCATTTGTCAACATACAAGTCAGCGAACTCCAAAATGGCGGATCGTGAAGAGG ACCCAGAGAATGAAGACGACACATGTGAGGTGATCTACCTGACAGAATATGCCAGACGTCAACAATGGTGGGGCCGCCTATTTGGTGGGAACAATTCGGGTCCTATGTCTGAGAAGTTTTCGGTGGCCACACAAATAGCACTGGGGGGAGTGAGTGGCTG GTGTGCAGGATATATTTTCCAGAAGGTGGGGAAGATTGCAGCCACCGCTGTGGGTGGAGGATTCCTGTTATTGCAG ATAGCCAACCACAGTGGCTATGTGCAGGTGGACTGGAAGAGAGTGGAGAAGGATGTCAACAAAGCCAAGAGACACCTGAAGAAGAATGCCGACAGGGCTGTACCAGAGTTTAACTCACTTATTGACCAG TCCACAGAGTTTGTGAAGACAAACGTAATCATCACCAGTGGATTCTTCGGAGGCTTCTTGCTTGGACTGGCATCCTAA